A genomic region of Cyanobacteria bacterium FACHB-DQ100 contains the following coding sequences:
- a CDS encoding methylmalonic aciduria and homocystinuria type D protein, whose protein sequence is MMQYSVHPPSEFICQHSEKLLPEWSTPVRSIVVVLQPSDRELTERCWETDLQKQILRSQFLEFGFKVAELLRQRGYLAELFDPKTGLPILSKAGSLRLDDVAVVRSTLGYGITPAGNCFTIVHPRWGSAVYPSILMSSADLSSVEAAVAGLRECHHSFRG, encoded by the coding sequence ATGATGCAATATTCTGTCCATCCACCAAGCGAGTTTATCTGTCAGCATTCCGAGAAATTACTTCCAGAATGGTCTACCCCAGTTCGCTCGATCGTGGTGGTTTTGCAGCCTTCTGATCGAGAATTAACCGAGCGGTGTTGGGAAACTGATTTGCAAAAACAAATTTTGCGATCGCAGTTTCTTGAATTTGGATTCAAGGTAGCAGAATTGCTGCGTCAACGCGGATATTTAGCGGAATTGTTCGACCCTAAAACAGGATTACCAATTTTGTCGAAAGCGGGATCTTTACGGCTCGACGATGTGGCAGTGGTGCGATCGACCTTGGGATATGGGATCACACCTGCGGGAAATTGTTTCACAATTGTGCATCCGCGCTGGGGAAGTGCGGTTTATCCTTCAATTTTGATGTCTTCAGCAGATCTGTCTTCTGTTGAAGCGGCAGTCGCAGGTTTACGGGAATGCCACCATTCTTTCAGGGGTTGA
- a CDS encoding PRC-barrel domain-containing protein produces MTEEFRQRSDLLGTQVITRSTGKRLGVVSQLWVDIDAQEVVALSLRPNLLYGTAQPMMLSSIRQIGDVILVDDEDVVEDVDLEGYSNLIGYEVITETGELLGKVRGFRFNIDTGKLDNLVIASIGLPLIPDQVVSTYELPITEIVSSGPDRLIVIEGSEDRMTQLSVGVLERLGIGKAPWEREQDQYLAPARPENQLPSGQPTQVDVRPRIQEPIVQVEETWETDEWEREPIPLRREQEPPRQQYREAEIYPPSSVYDDDEKENWEDSDDTNWGLSTRNDEPEYDDEAYDNTYVDEEDDAIAVEFEEVGSEAPASPESFEPGNLDEDPWADAPEEDIPPQPLQELKIPDKPKQKQPEYEEEGY; encoded by the coding sequence ATGACAGAAGAATTTCGCCAACGCTCCGACCTTCTTGGAACTCAGGTGATTACACGCAGTACGGGCAAAAGACTCGGCGTGGTGAGTCAGCTTTGGGTCGATATTGACGCGCAAGAAGTTGTTGCCCTTAGTTTGCGTCCGAATCTGTTGTATGGCACCGCTCAACCAATGATGCTCTCCAGCATCCGCCAAATCGGAGATGTCATCCTGGTGGATGACGAAGACGTGGTTGAAGATGTCGATCTCGAAGGATATAGCAATCTGATCGGCTACGAAGTCATCACCGAAACTGGGGAATTACTCGGAAAAGTGCGCGGCTTCCGATTCAACATCGATACAGGCAAGCTGGATAATCTGGTCATTGCGTCGATCGGGCTTCCCCTCATTCCCGATCAAGTGGTGAGCACCTACGAATTACCGATCACCGAAATTGTGAGTAGCGGGCCTGATCGATTAATCGTAATCGAAGGTTCCGAAGACCGTATGACCCAGCTCAGCGTGGGTGTTCTAGAGCGGCTTGGCATCGGCAAAGCCCCGTGGGAGCGCGAACAAGACCAATACCTCGCCCCCGCTCGCCCGGAAAATCAGCTTCCGTCGGGTCAACCCACGCAGGTCGATGTGCGTCCGCGCATTCAAGAACCGATCGTGCAAGTTGAGGAAACCTGGGAAACTGATGAATGGGAGCGCGAGCCGATTCCACTGCGCCGAGAACAAGAACCTCCGCGTCAGCAATATCGCGAAGCCGAAATTTATCCGCCGTCTTCGGTCTATGACGACGATGAAAAAGAGAACTGGGAGGATAGCGACGACACGAATTGGGGACTCTCGACGCGCAACGACGAGCCTGAATACGATGACGAAGCGTATGACAATACCTATGTCGATGAAGAAGATGACGCGATCGCAGTAGAGTTTGAGGAAGTAGGATCTGAGGCACCTGCATCGCCAGAAAGCTTTGAGCCAGGAAATCTCGATGAAGATCCTTGGGCAGACGCGCCAGAAGAAGATATTCCTCCTCAACCCCTGCAAGAACTGAAGATTCCAGATAAGCCGAAGCAAAAACAGCCCGAATACGAGGAGGAAGGCTACTAG
- the smc gene encoding chromosome segregation protein SMC: MYVKRVELTNFKSFGGTTPIPLLPGFTVISGPNGSGKSNLLDALLFCLGLAGSKGMRAERLPDLVNHTQASKGRSTVEAAVTTVFDLSDELDLFQALSNPNEENADVSLNEPHRENGHQPDTVYELNGNGNGSINAEWSVTRKLRVTQQGTYTSNYYINGEPCTLTELHEQLERMRIYPEGYNVVLQGDVTRIISMNGRERREIIDELAGVASFDRKINQAKDKLDAVKDQEDKFHIVERELIEQRDRLAQDRIKAEKYKKLRSELQAKEQWETVIRYEQAAQGVRKLQEQIQAGEKEIADLTEQIAAIDLQMNEKTVELEALNAHVRSLGEEELIAVQSTLATREAELRQLERQQQDLQKASRELSENLAKSQQDLQGNIQTSTALTREKQLIDTQELIQAKQQRDQARELLDRKRDEANASAANADAWVQEQTQLHHHIETLIKSLEPQRTEQAALGEKINQLDRQVQDQTESLRTTTAQLSEQQIEEGELSQQLSAAMTQVQSLAASLSSVEQELQIQQQTQSRLLEEQRDKQRKLDKLEAQTQAVQEAQGTQASQVILKMGLTGICGLVAELGQVDPRYQLALETAAGARLANIVVEDDAIAAAAIDILKQRRAGRATFLPLNKLNPPHIPNRATMRSMQGCIGYAINLIEFEERYYDVFAYVFGTTVVFETLGDARRHLGQYRIVTLDGELLEASGAMTGGSSGHRSSLRFGTGHAAESPELAALRRRLQEIDQILGHCEGAIAKATIAQKDQTKALNEARQQHRELELKREQVQKELKRLESEQIQFTRALEKNQQELSTAQVRLKVLDTEVPTQEAQLDRLRTSLADLEQSQTHSEWQHIQAALRSLESALNDKELALRAIEQRSQDLETRLQRLQEKIEQGQLRIQEARSQQTLLLQQQSENTTQQTAVQSQITELKNALAELDKTLGEARHQRDAVDRQLRDLQNRQQQHGWQRDKTHETIQARREQLLTEQAQLSVQSAELPDPIPEVPETVTRDLGQLQHEIRSMQKRLQAMEPVNMLALEEYDRTQARLDELTEKLETLQEERTELLLRIENFTTLRQRAFMEAYEAVDINFQKIFATLSDGDGRLQLEDPNDPFNGGLNLIAHPKGKPVQRLASMSGGEKSLTALSFIFALQRYRPSPFYAFDEVDMFLDGANVERLAKMIKQQAQQAQFIVVSLRRPMIESAQRTIGVTQARGAFTQVLGIKLPQSV, translated from the coding sequence GTGTACGTCAAGCGCGTTGAACTGACTAACTTCAAATCCTTTGGCGGCACAACGCCGATTCCGTTGCTGCCGGGATTTACTGTGATTTCAGGACCAAACGGGTCAGGAAAATCGAATCTGCTCGATGCTCTGTTGTTTTGTCTCGGTCTTGCTGGCTCGAAAGGAATGCGGGCGGAGCGCTTGCCGGATTTAGTGAATCATACGCAGGCATCGAAAGGTCGATCGACCGTTGAAGCCGCCGTAACTACGGTGTTTGATTTGTCGGATGAGCTGGATTTGTTTCAGGCATTAAGCAATCCGAACGAAGAAAACGCGGATGTTTCGCTGAATGAGCCACATCGCGAGAATGGACATCAACCGGATACCGTTTATGAATTGAATGGAAATGGCAATGGCTCGATTAATGCAGAATGGAGCGTCACTCGTAAGCTTCGTGTAACGCAGCAGGGAACCTATACATCAAACTATTACATCAATGGTGAACCATGCACACTAACAGAGCTACATGAACAGTTAGAACGGATGCGGATTTACCCGGAAGGATACAACGTTGTACTTCAAGGGGATGTCACGCGAATCATCTCGATGAATGGTCGAGAGCGGCGTGAGATTATCGATGAATTGGCGGGAGTCGCATCGTTCGATCGCAAGATTAATCAAGCCAAAGATAAGCTCGATGCCGTTAAGGATCAGGAAGATAAATTCCACATTGTTGAACGTGAATTAATCGAGCAGCGCGATCGCTTAGCGCAAGATCGAATCAAAGCTGAGAAATACAAAAAACTGCGATCTGAACTGCAAGCCAAAGAACAATGGGAAACTGTGATTCGCTACGAGCAGGCGGCTCAAGGCGTTCGCAAATTGCAGGAACAGATTCAAGCGGGTGAAAAAGAAATTGCAGATTTAACCGAGCAAATTGCTGCGATCGATCTGCAAATGAATGAAAAGACGGTTGAGTTAGAAGCACTCAATGCTCATGTGCGATCGCTCGGTGAAGAAGAATTGATCGCAGTGCAATCCACTTTAGCCACCCGCGAAGCTGAATTGCGACAATTAGAGCGTCAGCAGCAAGACTTACAGAAAGCTAGTCGAGAACTGAGTGAGAACTTAGCGAAATCGCAGCAGGATCTACAAGGAAATATTCAAACGTCAACCGCTTTAACTCGCGAGAAACAATTGATCGACACGCAAGAGCTAATTCAGGCAAAACAGCAGCGTGATCAGGCGCGGGAATTGCTCGATCGTAAACGCGATGAAGCGAATGCTTCTGCTGCAAATGCGGATGCTTGGGTGCAGGAACAAACGCAGTTACACCATCACATTGAAACACTGATTAAATCATTGGAGCCTCAGCGTACTGAACAAGCTGCACTAGGAGAGAAGATTAATCAACTCGATCGACAAGTTCAAGACCAAACCGAATCACTCAGAACAACTACCGCTCAACTCAGCGAACAGCAAATTGAAGAAGGCGAGTTATCACAGCAATTAAGTGCTGCAATGACTCAAGTTCAATCACTAGCAGCATCGCTTTCATCAGTTGAACAGGAATTACAAATTCAACAGCAAACTCAATCACGGCTCCTTGAAGAACAACGCGACAAGCAACGCAAGTTAGACAAACTAGAAGCACAAACGCAAGCGGTACAAGAAGCACAAGGAACCCAAGCCTCACAAGTCATTCTGAAAATGGGATTGACGGGCATTTGTGGGTTAGTCGCAGAGTTGGGACAGGTCGATCCGCGATATCAGCTTGCTTTAGAAACCGCAGCCGGCGCGAGATTAGCAAATATCGTGGTCGAAGATGACGCGATCGCGGCGGCTGCGATCGACATTCTCAAACAACGCCGCGCTGGACGTGCCACATTTCTCCCGCTCAACAAACTCAACCCGCCACACATTCCCAATCGGGCAACGATGCGATCGATGCAAGGTTGTATCGGTTATGCGATCAATCTGATCGAGTTTGAAGAGCGCTACTACGATGTGTTTGCTTATGTGTTTGGGACAACGGTTGTCTTTGAAACTTTAGGCGATGCACGGCGGCATTTAGGGCAATATCGGATCGTCACGCTTGATGGAGAATTGCTAGAAGCAAGTGGCGCAATGACCGGGGGAAGTAGCGGACATCGATCGTCGCTCAGATTTGGCACAGGTCACGCGGCAGAATCGCCCGAACTTGCAGCCCTCCGCCGCAGGTTGCAGGAAATTGACCAAATTTTGGGGCATTGCGAAGGCGCGATCGCAAAAGCGACGATCGCCCAAAAAGACCAGACCAAGGCTCTCAACGAAGCGCGTCAACAACACCGAGAATTAGAACTCAAACGAGAACAGGTACAAAAGGAACTGAAACGGCTTGAATCTGAGCAAATCCAATTCACTCGCGCTCTTGAAAAGAATCAGCAGGAGCTTTCCACGGCTCAGGTTCGCTTAAAAGTCCTAGATACCGAAGTTCCAACTCAAGAAGCGCAACTCGATCGACTCCGAACTTCTCTCGCTGACCTCGAACAATCCCAAACGCACAGCGAATGGCAACACATTCAGGCAGCGCTACGATCGCTCGAGTCTGCCCTAAACGACAAGGAACTCGCCCTGAGAGCCATCGAGCAACGATCGCAAGATCTCGAAACTCGCCTCCAACGACTACAAGAAAAAATCGAGCAAGGACAACTCCGCATCCAGGAAGCGCGATCGCAGCAAACGCTTTTATTGCAACAACAATCTGAAAACACTACCCAACAGACCGCCGTTCAGAGTCAAATCACTGAGTTGAAAAACGCACTGGCTGAACTCGATAAAACGCTAGGTGAAGCAAGACATCAGCGCGACGCGGTCGATCGACAACTGCGCGACCTTCAAAACCGCCAGCAGCAACACGGATGGCAGCGTGATAAAACTCACGAAACCATTCAAGCGCGGCGGGAGCAACTGCTGACCGAACAAGCACAGCTTTCGGTTCAAAGCGCAGAACTTCCCGACCCGATTCCCGAAGTCCCTGAAACCGTTACTCGTGATCTGGGACAACTTCAGCACGAAATTCGCTCAATGCAGAAGCGCTTACAGGCGATGGAACCTGTGAATATGCTGGCATTAGAGGAATACGATCGCACCCAAGCCCGCCTTGATGAACTCACTGAAAAACTCGAAACGCTTCAAGAAGAACGCACCGAACTGCTGCTGCGAATTGAAAACTTCACCACGCTCAGACAGCGCGCCTTTATGGAGGCATACGAAGCCGTAGACATCAACTTTCAAAAGATCTTTGCCACCTTGTCTGATGGCGACGGACGACTCCAACTCGAAGATCCCAACGATCCCTTTAACGGCGGCTTAAATCTGATCGCTCACCCAAAAGGCAAGCCCGTTCAGCGGTTGGCTTCCATGTCGGGAGGAGAAAAATCTCTCACCGCACTCAGCTTTATTTTTGCCCTACAGCGCTACCGCCCATCGCCGTTCTACGCGTTTGACGAAGTTGATATGTTCCTAGATGGGGCAAACGTGGAGCGATTAGCTAAAATGATCAAGCAGCAAGCCCAACAAGCGCAATTTATTGTGGTGAGCTTGCGTCGTCCGATGATCGAATCTGCCCAACGCACGATCGGGGTCACTCAGGCGCGAGGAGCCTTTACCCAAGTTCTGGGAATCAAGCTGCCTCAAAGCGTTTAG